In one Rutidosis leptorrhynchoides isolate AG116_Rl617_1_P2 chromosome 8, CSIRO_AGI_Rlap_v1, whole genome shotgun sequence genomic region, the following are encoded:
- the LOC139861569 gene encoding glucosidase 2 subunit beta-like isoform X2, producing MKIIVVFYSILLVRSAVVKSEYIIGVPPQDEEYYKGLLLLYSSSSSSEGSIKCKDGSKTFTHSQLNDDFCDCSDGTDEPGTSACPSGKFYCRNAGHIPLSLFSSRVNDGICDCCDGSDEYNGKNLCKNNCWEAGKVARDRLRKKIATFQEGVIIRKHLVEQAKISSAKDEVELSRLKNEEIILKGLVQQLKDRKEQIEKAEEKERVQKEKDEKHNNKEAAEEAKLKERKGEKKVNADDDDETRIYDDHSSLGQDLNQASTDLGVELAHNGDNNDDDYKYGPYGSVNIEEEEHAEKNEEPSEVAHENDPSHIPGSQEEDGSEDSKSLSREELGRAIGSRWTGKKIEQPDEDTHAARDDDDAYDDETSDNEHDEKDSGYDTETEEGHPKYVDEDSSISGDGDGTDDDDDDDSGESRNTWSDDEIIDMSDMDDDNDDSTSNPSWLEKIQKSVRKFLQAVNPFQTPVDTSEAEDVRKEYDDASGKLSKMQSRISSLTTKLALDFGPEKEFFSLYGHCFEIKENKYVYKVCPFKEAIQVEGHSTSTRLGQWDNFDESYRVMLFTNGDKCWNGPHRSLTVRLRCGSKVEVADIDEPSRCEYSALLTTPALCQERRLKELQDKLESANKQQPHGHDEL from the exons ATGAAGATAATAGTTGTGTTTTATTCGATTTTACTAGTCAGATCGGCCGTTGTAAAATCAGAATACATTATCGGCGTTCCTCCACAAG ATGAGGAATACTacaaaggtttattattattatattcatcatcatcatcatcagaaggATCGATTAAATGCAAAGATGGATCAAAAACATTCACACATAGTCAACTTAATGATGATTTTTGTGATTGCTCTGATGGCACTGATGAGCCAG GAACGTCAGCATGCCCTAGTGGGAAATTTTATTGCAGAAATGCAGGACATATTCCATTATCTTTATTTTCATCCAGGGTTAATGATGGCATTTGTG ATTGTTGTGATGGAAGTGATGAATATAATGGTAAAAATTTATGCAAAAATAATTGTTGGGAAGCTGGAAAGGTAGCACGAGATAGATTAAGGAAAAAGATTGCAACCTTTCAGGAGGGTGTCATTATAAGAAAGCATCTAGTTGAACAAGCAAAAATATCATCAGCGAAAGATGAGGTGGAGTTATCTCGGTTAAAGAATGAGGAAATCATTCTTAAGGGACTTGTCCAGCAGCTTAAGG ATCGCAAGGAACAAATAGAGAAGGCAGAGGAGAAAGAACGTGTTCAAAAAGAAAAAGATGAGAAGCATAATAATAAGGAAGCTGCTGAAGAAGCAAAACTAAAAGAACGTAAAGGTGAAAAAAAAGTGAatgctgatgatgatgatgaaacaagGATTTATGATGATCACTCTTCTCTGGGTCAG GATCTAAACCAGGCCTCTACTGACCTTGGGGTTGAATTGGCACACAATGgtgataacaatgatgatgattacAAGTATGGACCGTATGGTTCTGTTAACATAGAAGAGGAGGAG CATGCTGAAAAGAATGAGGAACCATCTGAAGTTGCCCATGAAAATGATCCTTCTCATATCCCTGGAAGTCAG GAAGAAGATGGATCTGAAGATTCCAAGTCATTATCAAGGGAAGAGTTAGGTCGTGCTATTGGTTCGCGTTGGACGGGGAAAAAAATTGAGCAGCCAGATGAAGATACACATGCTGCTAGGGATGATGATGATGCGTATGATGATGAGACATCTGATAATGAACATGATGAGAAAGACAGTGGGTATGATACTGAAACTGAGGAAGGCCATCCAAAGTACGTGGATGAAGACAGCAGCATAAGTGGTGATGGAGATggaactgatgatgatgatgatgatgattcgggTGAATCACGCAATACTTGGTCAGATGATGAAATTATTGATATGTCAG ATatggatgatgataatgatgatagcaCAAGTAATCCATCATGGTTGGAGAAGATTCAGAAATCGGTGCGGAAGTTTTTACAGGCTGTTAACCCTTTTCAGACTCCAGTAGATACATCTG AGGCTGAAGATGTACGAAAAGAATATGATGATGCCAGTGGGAAGTTATCTAAAATGCAGTCAAGGATATCGAGTTTAACAACAAAGCTAGCACTTGACTTCG GACCAGAGAAGGAGTTCTTTTCGTTATATGGTCATTGTTTTGAGATAAAAGAGAACAA GTATGTTTACAAAGTCTGTCCATTTAAGGAAGCCATCCAAGTGGAGGGACATAGTACAAGTACTAGATTGGG TCAATGGGACAACTTTGATGAGTCATACAGAGTCATGCTGTTTACAAATGGAGACAAATGCTGGAATGGGCCTCATAGAAGCTTAACG GTCAGATTAAGATGTGGATCAAAAGTTGAAGTTGCTGATATAGACGAACCAAGCCGTTGCGA ATATTCTGCTTTGTTAACTACTCCAGCCCTTTGTCAAGAAAGAAGACTCAAG GAACTACAAGATAAATTAGAATCAGCGAACAAGCAACAGCCGCATGGCCATGACGAGCTTTAA
- the LOC139861569 gene encoding glucosidase 2 subunit beta-like isoform X1 — MKIIVVFYSILLVRSAVVKSEYIIGVPPQDEEYYKGLLLLYSSSSSSEGSIKCKDGSKTFTHSQLNDDFCDCSDGTDEPGTSACPSGKFYCRNAGHIPLSLFSSRVNDGICDCCDGSDEYNGKNLCKNNCWEAGKVARDRLRKKIATFQEGVIIRKHLVEQAKISSAKDEVELSRLKNEEIILKGLVQQLKDRKEQIEKAEEKERVQKEKDEKHNNKEAAEEAKLKERKGEKKVNADDDDETRIYDDHSSLGQDLNQASTDLGVELAHNGDNNDDDYKYGPYGSVNIEEEEHAEKNEEPSEVAHENDPSHIPGSQLSLQEEDGSEDSKSLSREELGRAIGSRWTGKKIEQPDEDTHAARDDDDAYDDETSDNEHDEKDSGYDTETEEGHPKYVDEDSSISGDGDGTDDDDDDDSGESRNTWSDDEIIDMSDMDDDNDDSTSNPSWLEKIQKSVRKFLQAVNPFQTPVDTSEAEDVRKEYDDASGKLSKMQSRISSLTTKLALDFGPEKEFFSLYGHCFEIKENKYVYKVCPFKEAIQVEGHSTSTRLGQWDNFDESYRVMLFTNGDKCWNGPHRSLTVRLRCGSKVEVADIDEPSRCEYSALLTTPALCQERRLKELQDKLESANKQQPHGHDEL, encoded by the exons ATGAAGATAATAGTTGTGTTTTATTCGATTTTACTAGTCAGATCGGCCGTTGTAAAATCAGAATACATTATCGGCGTTCCTCCACAAG ATGAGGAATACTacaaaggtttattattattatattcatcatcatcatcatcagaaggATCGATTAAATGCAAAGATGGATCAAAAACATTCACACATAGTCAACTTAATGATGATTTTTGTGATTGCTCTGATGGCACTGATGAGCCAG GAACGTCAGCATGCCCTAGTGGGAAATTTTATTGCAGAAATGCAGGACATATTCCATTATCTTTATTTTCATCCAGGGTTAATGATGGCATTTGTG ATTGTTGTGATGGAAGTGATGAATATAATGGTAAAAATTTATGCAAAAATAATTGTTGGGAAGCTGGAAAGGTAGCACGAGATAGATTAAGGAAAAAGATTGCAACCTTTCAGGAGGGTGTCATTATAAGAAAGCATCTAGTTGAACAAGCAAAAATATCATCAGCGAAAGATGAGGTGGAGTTATCTCGGTTAAAGAATGAGGAAATCATTCTTAAGGGACTTGTCCAGCAGCTTAAGG ATCGCAAGGAACAAATAGAGAAGGCAGAGGAGAAAGAACGTGTTCAAAAAGAAAAAGATGAGAAGCATAATAATAAGGAAGCTGCTGAAGAAGCAAAACTAAAAGAACGTAAAGGTGAAAAAAAAGTGAatgctgatgatgatgatgaaacaagGATTTATGATGATCACTCTTCTCTGGGTCAG GATCTAAACCAGGCCTCTACTGACCTTGGGGTTGAATTGGCACACAATGgtgataacaatgatgatgattacAAGTATGGACCGTATGGTTCTGTTAACATAGAAGAGGAGGAG CATGCTGAAAAGAATGAGGAACCATCTGAAGTTGCCCATGAAAATGATCCTTCTCATATCCCTGGAAGTCAG TTGTCTTTACAGGAAGAAGATGGATCTGAAGATTCCAAGTCATTATCAAGGGAAGAGTTAGGTCGTGCTATTGGTTCGCGTTGGACGGGGAAAAAAATTGAGCAGCCAGATGAAGATACACATGCTGCTAGGGATGATGATGATGCGTATGATGATGAGACATCTGATAATGAACATGATGAGAAAGACAGTGGGTATGATACTGAAACTGAGGAAGGCCATCCAAAGTACGTGGATGAAGACAGCAGCATAAGTGGTGATGGAGATggaactgatgatgatgatgatgatgattcgggTGAATCACGCAATACTTGGTCAGATGATGAAATTATTGATATGTCAG ATatggatgatgataatgatgatagcaCAAGTAATCCATCATGGTTGGAGAAGATTCAGAAATCGGTGCGGAAGTTTTTACAGGCTGTTAACCCTTTTCAGACTCCAGTAGATACATCTG AGGCTGAAGATGTACGAAAAGAATATGATGATGCCAGTGGGAAGTTATCTAAAATGCAGTCAAGGATATCGAGTTTAACAACAAAGCTAGCACTTGACTTCG GACCAGAGAAGGAGTTCTTTTCGTTATATGGTCATTGTTTTGAGATAAAAGAGAACAA GTATGTTTACAAAGTCTGTCCATTTAAGGAAGCCATCCAAGTGGAGGGACATAGTACAAGTACTAGATTGGG TCAATGGGACAACTTTGATGAGTCATACAGAGTCATGCTGTTTACAAATGGAGACAAATGCTGGAATGGGCCTCATAGAAGCTTAACG GTCAGATTAAGATGTGGATCAAAAGTTGAAGTTGCTGATATAGACGAACCAAGCCGTTGCGA ATATTCTGCTTTGTTAACTACTCCAGCCCTTTGTCAAGAAAGAAGACTCAAG GAACTACAAGATAAATTAGAATCAGCGAACAAGCAACAGCCGCATGGCCATGACGAGCTTTAA
- the LOC139861569 gene encoding glucosidase 2 subunit beta-like isoform X3, protein MKIIVVFYSILLVRSAVVKSEYIIGVPPQDEEYYKGLLLLYSSSSSSEGSIKCKDGSKTFTHSQLNDDFCDCSDGTDEPGTSACPSGKFYCRNAGHIPLSLFSSRVNDGICDCCDGSDEYNGKNLCKNNCWEAGKVARDRLRKKIATFQEGVIIRKHLVEQAKISSAKDEVELSRLKNEEIILKGLVQQLKDRKEQIEKAEEKERVQKEKDEKHNNKEAAEEAKLKERKGEKKVNADDDDETRIYDDHSSLGQASTDLGVELAHNGDNNDDDYKYGPYGSVNIEEEEHAEKNEEPSEVAHENDPSHIPGSQLSLQEEDGSEDSKSLSREELGRAIGSRWTGKKIEQPDEDTHAARDDDDAYDDETSDNEHDEKDSGYDTETEEGHPKYVDEDSSISGDGDGTDDDDDDDSGESRNTWSDDEIIDMSDMDDDNDDSTSNPSWLEKIQKSVRKFLQAVNPFQTPVDTSEAEDVRKEYDDASGKLSKMQSRISSLTTKLALDFGPEKEFFSLYGHCFEIKENKYVYKVCPFKEAIQVEGHSTSTRLGQWDNFDESYRVMLFTNGDKCWNGPHRSLTVRLRCGSKVEVADIDEPSRCEYSALLTTPALCQERRLKELQDKLESANKQQPHGHDEL, encoded by the exons ATGAAGATAATAGTTGTGTTTTATTCGATTTTACTAGTCAGATCGGCCGTTGTAAAATCAGAATACATTATCGGCGTTCCTCCACAAG ATGAGGAATACTacaaaggtttattattattatattcatcatcatcatcatcagaaggATCGATTAAATGCAAAGATGGATCAAAAACATTCACACATAGTCAACTTAATGATGATTTTTGTGATTGCTCTGATGGCACTGATGAGCCAG GAACGTCAGCATGCCCTAGTGGGAAATTTTATTGCAGAAATGCAGGACATATTCCATTATCTTTATTTTCATCCAGGGTTAATGATGGCATTTGTG ATTGTTGTGATGGAAGTGATGAATATAATGGTAAAAATTTATGCAAAAATAATTGTTGGGAAGCTGGAAAGGTAGCACGAGATAGATTAAGGAAAAAGATTGCAACCTTTCAGGAGGGTGTCATTATAAGAAAGCATCTAGTTGAACAAGCAAAAATATCATCAGCGAAAGATGAGGTGGAGTTATCTCGGTTAAAGAATGAGGAAATCATTCTTAAGGGACTTGTCCAGCAGCTTAAGG ATCGCAAGGAACAAATAGAGAAGGCAGAGGAGAAAGAACGTGTTCAAAAAGAAAAAGATGAGAAGCATAATAATAAGGAAGCTGCTGAAGAAGCAAAACTAAAAGAACGTAAAGGTGAAAAAAAAGTGAatgctgatgatgatgatgaaacaagGATTTATGATGATCACTCTTCTCTGGGTCAG GCCTCTACTGACCTTGGGGTTGAATTGGCACACAATGgtgataacaatgatgatgattacAAGTATGGACCGTATGGTTCTGTTAACATAGAAGAGGAGGAG CATGCTGAAAAGAATGAGGAACCATCTGAAGTTGCCCATGAAAATGATCCTTCTCATATCCCTGGAAGTCAG TTGTCTTTACAGGAAGAAGATGGATCTGAAGATTCCAAGTCATTATCAAGGGAAGAGTTAGGTCGTGCTATTGGTTCGCGTTGGACGGGGAAAAAAATTGAGCAGCCAGATGAAGATACACATGCTGCTAGGGATGATGATGATGCGTATGATGATGAGACATCTGATAATGAACATGATGAGAAAGACAGTGGGTATGATACTGAAACTGAGGAAGGCCATCCAAAGTACGTGGATGAAGACAGCAGCATAAGTGGTGATGGAGATggaactgatgatgatgatgatgatgattcgggTGAATCACGCAATACTTGGTCAGATGATGAAATTATTGATATGTCAG ATatggatgatgataatgatgatagcaCAAGTAATCCATCATGGTTGGAGAAGATTCAGAAATCGGTGCGGAAGTTTTTACAGGCTGTTAACCCTTTTCAGACTCCAGTAGATACATCTG AGGCTGAAGATGTACGAAAAGAATATGATGATGCCAGTGGGAAGTTATCTAAAATGCAGTCAAGGATATCGAGTTTAACAACAAAGCTAGCACTTGACTTCG GACCAGAGAAGGAGTTCTTTTCGTTATATGGTCATTGTTTTGAGATAAAAGAGAACAA GTATGTTTACAAAGTCTGTCCATTTAAGGAAGCCATCCAAGTGGAGGGACATAGTACAAGTACTAGATTGGG TCAATGGGACAACTTTGATGAGTCATACAGAGTCATGCTGTTTACAAATGGAGACAAATGCTGGAATGGGCCTCATAGAAGCTTAACG GTCAGATTAAGATGTGGATCAAAAGTTGAAGTTGCTGATATAGACGAACCAAGCCGTTGCGA ATATTCTGCTTTGTTAACTACTCCAGCCCTTTGTCAAGAAAGAAGACTCAAG GAACTACAAGATAAATTAGAATCAGCGAACAAGCAACAGCCGCATGGCCATGACGAGCTTTAA